The sequence GAAGGCGGTGACCGATGGCCACGGCGCCGATGTCATCCTCGACATGGTGGGCGGCGACTATATCGAGCGCAATTTCGACGCCGCCGCGCTGGACGGCCATATCGGCCAGATCGCCTTCCTGAACGGGCCGATCGCCGACGTGAACTTCACCCGCCTGCTCGCCAAGCGCCTCACCCTGACGGGATCGACACTGCGCCCGCGCACCATCGCCTTCAAGGCGGGCATTGCCCGCGCGCTCCAGGAAAAGGTGTGGCCTCTCATCGAGCGGCGCGAAGTCTTGCCGCGCATCGATGCCACCTTCCCGCTGCTGCAGGCCGCGGAAGCGCATCGGCGGATGGAGAGCTCCGGCCATATCGGCAAGATCGTCCTGACCGTCTGAGTGACCCGGCCGCGCCCCTCCCGCGCGAAAATGGTTCGCCCGCTGAAACCAGAGCGGGCGAGAGCCGTTGCCCCTCTGGGGAGCGTCGAAGTTCGCCGGCGCTGCCAAGCGTAACATCGGTGGCTCCCCGTCGAGATCCGCTGGATAGAGGCTGAGAATCGGCGGGCTTACGCCCTTGATCAGCCTCCATGCAGTAGATTTCGAGACCGCGTAAAACGTAACCCATCGTTTCCTCTTCTTGGAAGGGGACGATTCGATGTAAGATTGCGCTTGTCGGTGCAACACGCACCCCGGAGGACAACATGCAACGCCAAAATACTTGGGTTTGGGTCGTCGTCGTCATCATCGTTCTGGTGATCGCCTATTTCTGGTGGAAGTCCCGCACGCACGTCGCGCCGCCCACGCCGGCAGCCGTCGAGCAGTCCACGCCGGCCCCCGCCCCGGCTACCCCGGCTCCGGAACCCGCGAAGCCTGCTGAGCCCGCTCCGGCCCCGGCGCCCGCGCCGTCGACCCCTGAGCCTGCTCCGGCTACCCCTGCTCCGGCCACCCCGGCCCCGGCAACGCCGGCTCCGTCGACCCCCGCCCCGTAATTCTGCGGCGGGCGAACGCAAGATTGCCGGATGCGACCACGGTCGCATCCGGCTTTTGTCGTCGATCGAGGGATCGGGAAAGGCCAGCTTGGCGTTTCCCTCGGCAAGCATTGTTTGCGTCGGGAAAGGCACCGGTCTATATATCGGCCCATTCCCGTCATTCAGACGATTGCTCTGCTCCTCCGGCCGACCACCGGGAGAGCGACCAGGAGAGAATTATGTCGACTATCCCGCTGATGCCAAAGGCAACCGCCGTATGGCTCGTCGAGAATACCTCTCTCGGCTTCGACCAGATCGCCGATTTCTGCAAGCTTCACCCGCTCGAAGTGAAGGCAATCGCCGACGGCGAGGCTGCCCAGACGATCAAGGGCCTCGATCCTGTGACGACGGGCCAGCTGACGCGCGAGGAAATCGACCGCGCCCAGAAGGATCCGAAGTACCGGCTGAAGATGGCCGAGACGCGCGTCCGCGTTCCCGTGCAGAAGCGCAAGGGTCCGCGCTACACGCCGGTGTCGCGCCGTCAGGATCGCCCCAACGCCATTCTCTGGCTGCTACGCAACCATCCGGAGCTGAAGGACGCCGCGATCATGCGTCTGGTCGGCACGACCAAGCCGACGATCGATTCGATCCGCGGCCGCAGCCACTGGAATTCCACCAATCTGACGCCGTCCGACCCGGTCATGCTCGGCCTGTGCTCGCAGATCGACCTCGATTTCGAAGTCGAGAAGGCCGCCAAGAACGCCCCGCCGCGTGAAATCGGCGCCGAGGGCGAGACCCTGCTGCCGACGGAAGAGACGACCGCCGCCGACGCCCTGGCCTCGGCTGCCCTGCGCTCCTATCGCCAGGAAGAGCCGCAGGACGACGAGCTGGACGCCGACGCCGTCTTTGCCAAGCTGAAGTCGCTGAAGGGCCCCGTCGACGAGGACGAAGACGAGGCCTGATCCCGGGCCACGCGGCCGGACGGGCGGGGCTCCAACAGCCCTCCCCGCCCCCTCAGCCGGCGCCTGACAGATCCCGACACAATGGCCTCGCCCACCGGGCGGGGCCTTTTCTTTGCCCGCCGCCACGATTCCTTGAGGCGAGGCGCGACGTGCGATTGCGACTCACTCGCGAAGAATTGCTTCCAGCGCCGGATTCTGCTTGAATCAGCCTTGTGGCGGCCTCTAGCGCTCGCGGATTCCGGGCTCTCGCTCCCGGAACGCGGGCCAAAAAGCCACGCTGACCCGGCGAAAACGAGAATTTACCTTGTTTCGGCGGCTCTCCGCTTTGACATCGCCTCCCCCCTTCTGCTATGAGAGCGACCACAATTGGGACGGTGTTGATAAGCGGCTTTTGTCGCCCTGCCTCGTCTCCCCCGAGATTTCATCCGGACCGGATCAAGATAGGACGCTCCCGCGTGCAGGTACTCGTTCGCGACAATAACGTCGATCAGGCGCTCAAGGCTCTCAAGAAGAAGATGCAGCGTGAAGGCATCTTCCGTGAGATGAAGCTGCGCAACTTCTACGAGAAGCCCTCGGAGAAGAAGGCACGCGAGAAGGCGGAAGCCGTCCGTCGTGCTCGCAAGCTGGCTCGCAAGCGCGCCCAGCGCGAAGGCGGCATCGTCGCGGCTCCCAAGCCGAAGCGTTGATAAGCCAGGGCATCGCCCTGCTTTCGCCTGCTTTTTCGCTTTGAAGTTCAGAGGTGACGAGCCCGTTGTTTCGGGCTCGTTTCCTTTTGTTTTCTTGCGCCCTTTCCATTCGCCATGGGCGCCCGTTTGGGAGCTACGCTCATGATGGCGCTCGGCAGGTTTTCATCCGCGAGCCCGGCCTCGACCGCAATCGGCAGCCAGGAGCTTGCCTTGAGGTCGATGGGCGGATTGGCGCAGCGACCGCTCTGGATCGCGCTCGCCGGCGCGCTGGCGCTCGCAGGCTGCCAGACGGCGTCCAATGTTCACGATTTCGACGATGTCGACCGCGCCATGGGCTCGGAAGCGAACATCTCGTCACTCAGCTCGGTCGTGAACCAGAATCCCAGCGACGCCTCGGGCTACAATGTGCGCGGCACGGCGCTCGGCCGCGCGGGTCGCTACGACCAGGCGCTCGCCGACTTCAACCGCGCCATCGAGATCAATCCGGGCTTCTACCAGGCCTATTCGAACCGCGCCCTCGTCCAGCGCAAGCTGAACCAGAACGGCCAGGCGCTGTCGGACTATAATCGTTCGATCGAGATCAATCCGAGCTACAACGAAGCCTATGTCGGCCGCGGCAATCTCTATCGCTCGCAGGGCCAGATCGACATGGCGCTCGCCGATTTCTCCAAGGCGATCGAGTTGGAGCCGACAGATCCCAAGGCCTACAACAATCGCGCCCTGATCTATCAGGGCCAGGGCCGCCACAACGACGCCATCGCCGATTTCACCGCGTCGATGACCTATGCGCCGAACGCGGTCGCCCCGCATCTCGGCCGTGGCCTGTCCTATCTCGCGACCGCCGACTACAAGGCAGCCCTCGACGACTTCAACGCCGTCGTCCGCCGCGACAAGGACAATTACCAGGGCTGGACCAACCAGGGCCTGGCGCTGGAGAAGCTGGGCGAGCGCGACGCGGCCTACGCCGCCTTCAACCGCGCCCACACGCTCAATTCCGGCTACGCCCCGGCCCGCGACGGCATGCGCCGCACGGCCCCCGCCAGCTAAGCTGACATCGGGCGGGGACCAGCTTGGAGCCCCGCCTGCCGTCGTCGCGGCTATTCTGGCTGGACGTCCGGATCCTCGAAGGGCTTCAGCCGAAGCCGGGTCAGGTGGTCGCCCGGCGCCGCGCGCTCATCAAAGACATCCGTGCCGCGCCGGTAGTTTCCGGGCCATTTCTGCCGCCGCTCGGGTGAATCGGGATCCTTCAGCGCCTGCTGGAACACGCCCCGCCTCTCGCCCCATTGCCGCATATATTCGGCGAGTTCGGGATCGTCGGAGAGCTTTCGCTTTTCCGGCTCGAAGCTCTCCAGTTCGCCCCGCTTCACGGGAACGATCTGGCAGATCGGCTGCCCCTTCCTGAACCGCACGGCGAAATTCGGCCGGGTCAGCTGCCAGTTCATCGAGACGACGGTCGAGGCCCAATCCATCTCGACGATTCCGGTGAGCGGCGACACGCCGTCGACCGGATTGTTCGGCGGGGCCTGGATGATCAGGTCGTAACCCGGCTCGGTCCGGAACACGGCCGGTACCTTGTAGGTGATGATTCCAGCGCCGAAGAAGCTGAGGATGACGCCGTTCGTATCCTCGTCCGCGAGAATGGCGACGCAATCCTTGTTGGCGCCGCCGTTCCAGATCGCCGTGAAGCTCACCGGCGACAGGATCTCCCAGCCATGCATGTTCGCCATCAGCAGCGGCAGGCAGCCATAGGCATATCGCTCGAAGTAGGCGTCCATCCAGGCCCGGTTCGGCCGCGCCGGCCGGATGTCGAGCTCGTGGCCATCCAGCACATAGGCGATGAGCTTCATGCTTGCCTGGTCGCTTTCATCCGACTTGGTTTCCGACTTGGTTTCCGACGGCCGTCAGCGATCGGATCGCGGCATCTGATGCATGGTCCGTCCGGACGACGGACCATGCAAAGCGATTAGCTTGGCGTCCAGATGACGGGCGATGCCGCCGCGACGATTGGGCCGATCTTCGAACGCTTGGACAGGACAGGCGGAACGTAAGGCTTGCGATCAGTCATCCATGGACCCCCATTGGGTTTGAATCGCCCCCAGCAAGCAGCCTGAAGAAAGCCCTCCCCTACGTCAACCCTTCGGGCCGCAAGGACCTTGGCGCTTCGGACGTGCCAACGCAAAAAGGCCGCCCGGAGGCGGCCTTTTCGAGATATTGCATCGGCCTGAAGATCAGCCGAGCGACTTGACGATGTTCTCGACCATCTTCTTGGCGTCGGCGAAGAGCATCATCGTGTTGTCCTTGAAGAACAGCTCGTTCTCGACACCGGCATAGCCCGAGCCCATGCCGCGCTTGATGAACAGCACCGTGCCGGCCTTCTCGACGTCGAGGATCGGCATGCCGTAGATCGGCGAGGTCGGATCCGTCTTCGCGGCCGGGTTAGTCACGTCATTGGCGCCGATGACGAAGGCGACGTCGGCCTGCGCGAATTCCGAATTGATGTCCTCGAGCTCGAAGACCTCGTCATACGGCACGTTCGCCTCGGCCAGCAGCACGTTCATGTGGCCCGGCATGCGGCCCGCCACCGGATGGATGGCGTACTTGACCTCGACGCCCTCCGCCTTGAGCTTGTCGGCCATTTCGCGCAGCGCGTGCTGGGCCTGGGCGACCGCCATGCCGTAGCCCGGCACGATGATGACCTTGGACGCGTTCTTCATGATGAAGGCCGCGTCTTCGGCCGAGCCCTGCTTGACCGGGCGCTGCTCGACCGCGCCGCCGCCGGCGGGGCCCGCCGTCTCGCCACCGAAGCCGCCGAGAATGACGGAGATGAACGAGCGGTTCATGCCCTTGCACATGATGTAGGAAAGGATCGCGCCCGACGAGCCGACCAGCGCGCCGGTGATGATCAGCGCCGTGTTGCCCAGCGTGAAGCCGATGCCGGCCGCTGCCCAACCCGAATAGGAGTTGAGCATCGACACGACGACGGGCATGTCGGCGCCGCCGATCGGGATGATGATCAGGCCGCCGAGAACCAGGCTGACGATCACGATCAGCCAGAAGATCAGGTGGCTTTCCGTGAACACCAGCGCGACGACCAGCGCCACCAGCAGGATGAACAGGCCGGCATTGGTGAAATGGCGGCCGGGCAGCAGGATCGGCTTGCCCGACATGTTGCCGTTCAGCTTGGCGAAGGCGATGACCGAGCCGGTGAAGGTGATCGCGCCGATGGCGACGCCGAGCGACATCTCGACCAGCGCCTGGCCATGGATGTGGCCGATATCGCCGATGCCGAAGGCGGCCGGGGCATAGAGGGCCGCTGCCGCCACCATGACGGCGGCGAGGCCGACCAGCGAGTGGAAGGCGGCGACCAGCTGCGGCATCTGCGTCATGGCGATACGGCGGGCGATGATCGCGCCGGCGCCGCCGCCAATGGCGAGGCCGACGATGATCAGGCCCCACGCCGTGCCGCTCTTGGGCGCCGCCAGCACGAGCGTCGTGAGGATCGCGATCCCCATGCCGACCATGCCGTACAGATTGCCCTGGCGCGAGGTTGCCGGGCTCGAAAGCCCGCGCAGCGCCATGATGAACAGCACGCCGGAGACGAGGTAGAGCAGCGCCGTGATATTTGCGGTTGTCATCGGCGCGGCCTCACTTCGTCTTTTTCTTGTACATGGCGAGCATGCGACTGGTGACGAGGAAGCCACCGAAGATGTTGACGCTGGCGAGGATCAGGGCGACGAAGCCGAAGCCCTGCGCCCAGGCATGGCCGGAGGCAGCGGCCGCATCGACCGCCGCATCGACGCCGACCGCGAGCAGCGCGCCGACGACGATGACCGAGGAGATCGCGTTGGTGACCGACATCAGCGGCGTATGCAGCGCCGGCGTCACCTGCCACACGACGTAATAGCCGACGAAGATCGCCAGCACGAAGACCGAGAGGCGGAAGACGAAGGGGTCGATGGCCCCGCCGGAAACCGCATGGGCGACGGCGCCGGCGACATCGCCGAGCCCACCGGCCGCCTGGTCCGCATAGATCTGCGCGGCGGCGGCAGCTTCCTGCGCGGCACTCGCCGCGGCGCTTGCGGCGTCGGCAGCAGACTTGGCGGCGCTAGCCGCCTGATCGGGCGTAAGACTTGCCATGTTCAGCTGGCCCCCTGCTCAGCAACGAGAATCGGCTTCGGCTCTTCGACCGGCACTGGCGCCGGCGCGTCCTTCGGCTTGAAGGCCGGATGGACGACGGCGCCGTCGCGCGTCAGCACGGTCGCCTTGACCAGCTCGTCGTCCCAATTGACGGCGACGGTCTTGGCGGCCTTGTCGATCAGCGTTTCGACAAAGGCGAACAGGTTCTTGGAATAAAGCTGCGACGCGGTCGCGGCGATGCGGCCGGCGACGTTCAGGTGGCCGACGATCTTCTTGCCGTCGACAAGTGCGACCTCGCCGGGCTTGGCGCCCTCAACGTTGCCGCCGCGCTCGACCGCGAGATCGACCAGAACCGAGCCCGGCTTCATCGAGGCGACCATGGCCGCCGAGACGAGGCGGGGCGCGGCGCGGCCGGGGATCAGGGCCGTCGTGATGACGATGTCCTGCTTCTTGATGTGCTCGGCGACGAGGGCCGCCTGCTTGGCCTGATATTCGGCCGACATCGGCTTGGCGTAGCCGGCGGCGGTCTCGGCCTGCTTGAACTCGTCATCCTCGACGGCGACGAACTTGGCGCCCAGCGATTCCACCTGCTCCTTGGCGGCGGGGCGGACGTCGGTCGCCGTCACCACGGCGCCGAGACGGCGGGCGGTGGCGATGGCCTGCAGGCCGGCGACGCCGGCGCCCATGACGAAGATGCGGGCGGCCGGCACGGTGCCGGCGGCGGTCATCATCATCGGCAGGGCGCGGTCATATTCATAAGCCGCGTCGATCACGGCCTGGTAGCCGGCGAGGTTGGCCTGGCTCGACAGTATGTCCATGACCTGGGCGCGGGTGATGCGCGGCATGAACTCCATGGCGATCGCCGTGACGCCGGCGCCGGCCATGGCGACGACATCCTGCTCATGGCCATAGGGATCCATGGTCGCGACGATCAGCGCGCCGCGCTTGTAGTTTGGCAGTTCCTCGGCGAGGGGCCGGCGAACCTTGAGCACGATATCCGCATCGCGCACGGCATCGGCGGCGGAAGCCGCGATGGTCGCGCCGGCAGCGGCATACTCGGCATCGGGAATGCGCGAGGCGACACCGGCGCCAGACTGCACCGACACCTCGGCGCCCAGCGCGATGAACTTCTTTACCGTCTCAGGCGTCGCGGCAACGCGGCTTTCCAGCCCGTCCACCTCCGCCGGCACACCAATCTTCATGGCGTTTTCCTATGGAGCGGCGGGCCTCGCAATGTGCCCGCTCAGTCAAGTCGTCGGGTATCGCGACATCCGGCAGCCAGGCTGCCGGATGAGTCTATGTCGAACTCAGACCAGGAAAATCGCCATCAGCACCAGGATCACCACGCAGGCGATCGTGCCGTATTTGGTCAGGCCGGTGAAGAACGCGTAGGTTCTCTCATGTTCCGGGTAGTCCATCGGGCTATCTGACATGGTGCATCCATCCTTCAGCGCAAACCAAACGTGAGCGGCCTTTACAACACTTGGGCAGGCCGGGCAATCCGCCATTGCCACCATAGCAAGGACCGGGCCTCGCCATACTCTAGCGGTGCTGAAAAACGGCGATTGGGCGTGATGTCGCAGGCGGAGGGGCAAACAAGCCCCTACCCCGCCAACCGATGCAGCGAGAAGGGGCTCAGGCCAGGCCGACCCCGCCCAGCGCCGCCTTCTGGCGATGGTCGAGCATGTCGCGATCGAAGCCGTCGATGGTTTCGGCGAACAGGCGATGGAAGTTCATTTCCGCCTTCAGGTGCAGGAACACCGAGCCGAGGCCGACGGCCGCGCGGTCCATGAACACGAATTCGCGCGGGACCGTCACCGGCCCCTTCTCCCGCAGCACCTGATGCACCTGGAACGCTTCGCGGCGGCCATATTCCGAAGGCGCCACGCCATCAGCGATGGTGCGGACGCGATCGTCGATCAGCGGGCCATAGATGAAGCGCGCCCAGATGTTGAGCGCCTCGATCAATTCGTTCGAAAGCCCGGCAAAGCCCCAGATCTCATAGGCCGAGACGATCCGGTCGCGGTCGTTGTCGCGCAGCCCGTGGAACAGGTCGACCACGCCGGCGACGAACTTGGCCGGGAAGATGCGCACGCAGCCATAGTCGAGCAGGTTGATGCCGGCGGCCTCGCCCGCCTCGTTCTCGAACACGGTGTAGTTACCCAGATGCGGATCGCCATGGATCACGCCATAGCGGGCAAAGGGCGACCACCAGGCATTGAACATGGCGGTGGCGATCCGGTTGCGCTCGTCGAGCGGCCGGTCGCGATAGTCGAGCAGCCGGTTGCCGTCGAGCCATTGCATGGCGAGCAGCCGGTTGGTCGAGAGCGCCGGCTCCACCTCCGGCACGCGCACCAGCGTCTCGCCGTCGAGCATGATCTTGTAGAGCAGCGCGTGGCGCGCCTCGCGGCCATAGTCCAGCTCTTCGCGGATGCGGTTTCCGATCTCCTCGAAGATCTCGCTGGTGTCGATCGCCTTGTCGATCCGGCGATAGACCGAGAACAGGATCTTCAGCTGCGAGAGGTCGGCTTCGACGGCCGACTGCATGTCGGGATATTGCAGCTTGACCGCCAGCGCCTTGCCATCCCCGGCGATGGCGCGATGCACCTGGCCGAGCGAGGCGGCCGCGGCCGGCGCATGCTCGAAAAGCTGGAAGCGCTTTTCCCAGTTCGGACCGAGCTCCGCCTGCATGCGCCGCTTGACGAAGGGCCAGCCCATCGGCGGCGCATTGGCCTGCAACTGCGACAGTTCCTCGGCATATTCCGGCGGCACGAGGTCGGGCACGGTCGAGAGGATCTGCCCGACCTTCATCAACGGCCCCTTCAGCCCGCCCAGCGCGGCGGCCAGTTCCGAAGCATTCTTGCCCTTGTCGAGCGAGCCGCCGAACAGCCGCGCCCCTGCCACCTTGGCCGCGACGCCGCCGACATTCACGCCGACGCGGGCATAGCGGGACAGGCGGCCGGTAAGACGGTTGCGTTCGGAATCGGACATGGGGGCAAGCTCTCTCGGGAAGGAGACGCGAAGGGAAGCGTGCCCCTAAGATGCGGTGCCGAAAGCCAGAAGCAAGCCGACGCCGGAAAAACCCGCCGCGCTACTCGGTCGCTGGGGGAAGTCTCTCCCGAATCCAGCGGGCCAGGTTTTCCTCGGAGATCTCGCCCGCAGCAAGCCCGAGAATGGCGAGCGTCGCCTCGGCCGGAGACGGCGCGAAACGCACATCGTTGAGACGCAGGAACAGCATCATCGCGACGAAGGCGGCGCGCTTGTTACCGTCGACAAAGGGATGGTTGCGCGCGATGCCGAACGCATAGGCCGCAGCCAGGCTGGCTAAATCGGTTCCGCCATACACCAACTTGTTGCGAGGCCGGACCAACGCCGATTCCAGCGCACCCGCGTCCCGTATCCCCGCCGGCCCTCCGAATTTGGCGATCTGCCGCTCATGCGCGACCAGCACCTCCTCCAGGGTGAGCCAGCGCGGCTCGCTCACTTCGCCAGTTCCCGCAGGGTATCGCGGTATTCGTCCATGACGTCGTCGACGATGCGCATCGCCTTGTCGAATTCCAGATCAAAGGGCGAAAGGCGGATGGAGCCATCGGCATTTTCGGTCACGCTCAGCCATTGGCCCTGCTGCAGGTCGAGCCTCGCGAGCAGTTCCTTCGGCAAAATCAGACCGGTCGAATTGCCGATCTTCTTGATTTCGAGCTTCATGGCGCACACTCCGGTTATACAGAATGTACAACATTCATGACCGGATGGCCATCGCCGGTGCCGAAAAGTCACGGTCGGCCGGTTTCCACCCCCTCGACATTGCCCGGCGTGGCCCGCGCGATCATAGTGCCGGGTCGCCAAACGAGAGACCGGGAGCATCCGATGAGAACCCTCATGTCCAACCAGAAGGAAGCCTTTGAAAACCACCAGGACATGAGACTCTATGCTTATCCGTTCTCCGGAAATGCAGGCGCGCGACGACGCCGCTAGCGAAAGCGAACACTCCCCTCTTCCCGCTCCATCCGCCGCGAATGCCGAACGCGCCTTTCCGCGCGCTGCTTTGCTATCGGAAGATCCGACCGAGGCCTCGACGCCGCGGCTGACCCGCGCGCGGCTTGCCAAGCTGCTCGGCTACTACCGGCCCTATCTGCCGCTGCTGGCGCTTGACCTCGCCTGCGCCGTGCTGATCTCCGTGACGGCGCTGCTGCTGCCGCTCTGCGCCAACCATGTGACGCGCCTGCTGATCGGCGCGGACGATCCGTCGTCGACGCTACCCGCGATCTACGCCATGGGCGGGCTGATGCTGGCCCTGCTCGTCGTGCAGGCATTCGCGACCCTCTTCGTCGACTATCAGGGCCACATGATGGGCGCCAAGATGGAGGCGGCGCTCCGGCGCGAGCTCTTCGCCCACTGCCAGAAGCTCTCCTTCCGCTTCTACGACCGCCAGCGCGTCGGCCAGCTGATGAGCCGCGTCACGCACGACCTGTTCGACGTGGGCGAGCTCTATCACCACGGCCCGGAGGACCTCGCCATCGCGGTCCTCAAGTTCGGCGGCGTGACAGCGATCCTGTTCACGCTCGACGTTCCGCTCGCCCTGATGATCCTCGCCTTCATTCCGCCGGCGGCCTTCTACGCGCTCTATTTCAACAACCGCGTCAACGCCGCCATGCTGCAGGTGAAGGAGCGGGTCGGCGGCGTCAGCGAGCGGGTCGAGGATTCCCTCGCCGGCATCCGCGTCGTGCAGTCCTTCGCCAACGAGGCGCTGGAGAACCAGCGCTTTGAAATTGCCAACCAGCGCTTTCTCGAGGGCCGGCGCATAGGCTATCGCAGCGAGGCGTTTCTCTGGTCGGGCACCACGGTGTTCCCGCAGATCGTGACGGTCATGGTGATCGTCGCCGGCGCGGTCCGGGTCGTTGAAGCCGGGCTCGGCGTTGCCGAACTGCTGACCTTCCTGCTCTGCGTCAGCGTGCTAGTCGACCCGGTCGACCGTCTCGCCAACCTCGCCCGCCTCTGGCAGAGCGGCTTCACCGGCTTCGTGCGGGTGATGGAGATCTTCGAGACGGAGCCTGACATCCAGGATCGCCCCGGCGCGATCGCCCTCGGCCGCGCCCGCGGCGCGATCGCCTTCGAAAAGGTCGGATTCCGCTACGAGGAGGATGGCCCGCATGTGCTCCGCAACCTGTCGCTCTCGATCCGGCCGGGAGAGTTCGTGGCGCTCGTCGGCGCGTCCGGCGCGGGCAAGAGCTCGCTCTGTGCGCTGATCCCGCGCTTCTACGACGTGACGGAAGGGCGGATCCTCGTCGACGGCATCGACATCCGCGACATCCGGCTCGATGCGCTGCGGCGGAACATCGGCATCGTGCAGCAGGACGTCTACCTCTTCGCCGGCACGGTGATGGAGAACCTCCGCTACGGCCGGCCCGATGCCACCGATGCCGAGGTCGAGGCGGCGGCGCGGGCTGCCAACGCGCATGACTTCATCCTGGCGCTGCCGGACGGTTACGACAGCGACATCGGCCAGCGCGGGGTGAAGCTCTCCGGCGGGCAGAAGCAGCGGCTGACAATCGCCCGCGCCATGCTGAAGGACGCACCGATCCTGATCTTCGACGAGGCGACCAGCGCGCTCGACAATGAGAGCGAACGGGCCGTGCAGCAGGCGCTGCTTACTTTGGCGCGCTCGCGCACGACTCTGGTCATCGCCCACCGCCTGTCGACCGTGCAGCGGGCCGACCGGATCCTTGTGCTGACCGAGTCGGGCATCGTCGAGGAAGGCAGCCACGAGGCGCTGATCACGGCAAACGGCGCCTATGCCCGGCTCTACCGGGCGCAGGCGAGTTTGTAGGCAGCCTTCTACAGGCTCCACCATCATCCTGAGGCGCTTCGCGCCAGCGAAGCCTCGAAGGAGGATCCAGCGGGCGAAAGCCGTGTGGCGGTCCCAAGCAACGGTGTTCCTTGAACCCTCCTTCGAGGCCCGGCTTCGCCGGGCACCTCGGGATGAGGATGGAGTTCCAAGTTAGGACGCCCCCTCCTCGTGCGCCCGTGCGAACGGAGCATGGATGCCTGCACAAACAAAAAGGCCGCGCCTGTTCGGGCGCGGCCTTTTCGATACCAGAAACTGGCGCGGCGAATTACGCCTCCATCGCTTCCAGCTCGGAGATGAAGCCTTCGAGCACTGAAAGGCCCTTCTGCCAGAAGGATGGGTCCGTCGCGTCGAGGCCGAAGGGCGCCAGAAGCTCCGAATGGTGCTTGGTGCCGCCTGCCTTCAACAGGTCGAAGTACTTCTCCTGGAAGCCGCTCTCCGACTGCCGGTAGACGGCATAGAGCGAGTTCACCAGGCAGTCGCCGAACGCATAGGCGTAAACGTAGAACGGCGAATGGATGAAGTGCGGGATGTAGGTCCAGAACGTCTCGTAGCCGGAGCCGAGGCGGATCGCCGGGCCCAGGCTCTCGACCTGGACTTCCATC is a genomic window of Kaistia defluvii containing:
- a CDS encoding DUF1013 domain-containing protein, with the protein product MSTIPLMPKATAVWLVENTSLGFDQIADFCKLHPLEVKAIADGEAAQTIKGLDPVTTGQLTREEIDRAQKDPKYRLKMAETRVRVPVQKRKGPRYTPVSRRQDRPNAILWLLRNHPELKDAAIMRLVGTTKPTIDSIRGRSHWNSTNLTPSDPVMLGLCSQIDLDFEVEKAAKNAPPREIGAEGETLLPTEETTAADALASAALRSYRQEEPQDDELDADAVFAKLKSLKGPVDEDEDEA
- the rpsU gene encoding 30S ribosomal protein S21, whose product is MQVLVRDNNVDQALKALKKKMQREGIFREMKLRNFYEKPSEKKAREKAEAVRRARKLARKRAQREGGIVAAPKPKR
- a CDS encoding tetratricopeptide repeat protein, producing MGGLAQRPLWIALAGALALAGCQTASNVHDFDDVDRAMGSEANISSLSSVVNQNPSDASGYNVRGTALGRAGRYDQALADFNRAIEINPGFYQAYSNRALVQRKLNQNGQALSDYNRSIEINPSYNEAYVGRGNLYRSQGQIDMALADFSKAIELEPTDPKAYNNRALIYQGQGRHNDAIADFTASMTYAPNAVAPHLGRGLSYLATADYKAALDDFNAVVRRDKDNYQGWTNQGLALEKLGERDAAYAAFNRAHTLNSGYAPARDGMRRTAPAS
- a CDS encoding DUF6065 family protein, whose amino-acid sequence is MKLIAYVLDGHELDIRPARPNRAWMDAYFERYAYGCLPLLMANMHGWEILSPVSFTAIWNGGANKDCVAILADEDTNGVILSFFGAGIITYKVPAVFRTEPGYDLIIQAPPNNPVDGVSPLTGIVEMDWASTVVSMNWQLTRPNFAVRFRKGQPICQIVPVKRGELESFEPEKRKLSDDPELAEYMRQWGERRGVFQQALKDPDSPERRQKWPGNYRRGTDVFDERAAPGDHLTRLRLKPFEDPDVQPE
- a CDS encoding NAD(P)(+) transhydrogenase (Re/Si-specific) subunit beta; translation: MTTANITALLYLVSGVLFIMALRGLSSPATSRQGNLYGMVGMGIAILTTLVLAAPKSGTAWGLIIVGLAIGGGAGAIIARRIAMTQMPQLVAAFHSLVGLAAVMVAAAALYAPAAFGIGDIGHIHGQALVEMSLGVAIGAITFTGSVIAFAKLNGNMSGKPILLPGRHFTNAGLFILLVALVVALVFTESHLIFWLIVIVSLVLGGLIIIPIGGADMPVVVSMLNSYSGWAAAGIGFTLGNTALIITGALVGSSGAILSYIMCKGMNRSFISVILGGFGGETAGPAGGGAVEQRPVKQGSAEDAAFIMKNASKVIIVPGYGMAVAQAQHALREMADKLKAEGVEVKYAIHPVAGRMPGHMNVLLAEANVPYDEVFELEDINSEFAQADVAFVIGANDVTNPAAKTDPTSPIYGMPILDVEKAGTVLFIKRGMGSGYAGVENELFFKDNTMMLFADAKKMVENIVKSLG
- a CDS encoding proton-translocating transhydrogenase family protein, yielding MASLTPDQAASAAKSAADAASAAASAAQEAAAAAQIYADQAAGGLGDVAGAVAHAVSGGAIDPFVFRLSVFVLAIFVGYYVVWQVTPALHTPLMSVTNAISSVIVVGALLAVGVDAAVDAAAASGHAWAQGFGFVALILASVNIFGGFLVTSRMLAMYKKKTK
- a CDS encoding Re/Si-specific NAD(P)(+) transhydrogenase subunit alpha, whose product is MKIGVPAEVDGLESRVAATPETVKKFIALGAEVSVQSGAGVASRIPDAEYAAAGATIAASAADAVRDADIVLKVRRPLAEELPNYKRGALIVATMDPYGHEQDVVAMAGAGVTAIAMEFMPRITRAQVMDILSSQANLAGYQAVIDAAYEYDRALPMMMTAAGTVPAARIFVMGAGVAGLQAIATARRLGAVVTATDVRPAAKEQVESLGAKFVAVEDDEFKQAETAAGYAKPMSAEYQAKQAALVAEHIKKQDIVITTALIPGRAAPRLVSAAMVASMKPGSVLVDLAVERGGNVEGAKPGEVALVDGKKIVGHLNVAGRIAATASQLYSKNLFAFVETLIDKAAKTVAVNWDDELVKATVLTRDGAVVHPAFKPKDAPAPVPVEEPKPILVAEQGAS
- a CDS encoding aa3-type cytochrome c oxidase subunit IV; translated protein: MSDSPMDYPEHERTYAFFTGLTKYGTIACVVILVLMAIFLV
- a CDS encoding ABC1 kinase family protein; this translates as MSDSERNRLTGRLSRYARVGVNVGGVAAKVAGARLFGGSLDKGKNASELAAALGGLKGPLMKVGQILSTVPDLVPPEYAEELSQLQANAPPMGWPFVKRRMQAELGPNWEKRFQLFEHAPAAAASLGQVHRAIAGDGKALAVKLQYPDMQSAVEADLSQLKILFSVYRRIDKAIDTSEIFEEIGNRIREELDYGREARHALLYKIMLDGETLVRVPEVEPALSTNRLLAMQWLDGNRLLDYRDRPLDERNRIATAMFNAWWSPFARYGVIHGDPHLGNYTVFENEAGEAAGINLLDYGCVRIFPAKFVAGVVDLFHGLRDNDRDRIVSAYEIWGFAGLSNELIEALNIWARFIYGPLIDDRVRTIADGVAPSEYGRREAFQVHQVLREKGPVTVPREFVFMDRAAVGLGSVFLHLKAEMNFHRLFAETIDGFDRDMLDHRQKAALGGVGLA